From Microbacterium sp. YJN-G, a single genomic window includes:
- a CDS encoding Gfo/Idh/MocA family protein, producing MLGWGIIGTGDISDRVVSDLVSSSDATVTAVWGRSTDRAHGFAGRYGIPFATATLDELFARADVEVVYIATPAHTHAEIAIEALQAGKHVLIEKPVTTSAADARRVYAEAARAGRFAMEAMWMRFNPLHVEVLDRIRDGLLGEITSVRASFGTPFQPRERVLSPAQGGSILRDRGIYPVTLAHWFLGDPLSLMAAGAFEDGVDIEGHATFEFAEAFAHLAWSGVRFLDLSATVSGERGWITLDPMFWAGTRARVHAGGVERIFGSPELVEHPRVGNGYGPMLKAVTEAIAGARLEHAWHTHADSIAITTTLDAADETMRNSELLKVPSISAD from the coding sequence ATGCTCGGGTGGGGAATCATCGGCACGGGAGACATCTCGGATCGAGTGGTGAGCGATCTCGTGTCCTCGTCGGACGCGACCGTGACCGCCGTATGGGGCAGGTCGACAGACCGCGCGCACGGCTTCGCGGGGCGGTACGGCATTCCCTTCGCCACCGCGACGCTCGACGAACTCTTCGCGCGTGCAGACGTCGAGGTCGTCTACATCGCGACCCCCGCTCACACGCACGCGGAGATCGCGATCGAGGCGCTCCAGGCGGGCAAGCACGTCCTGATCGAGAAGCCGGTCACCACCAGCGCGGCCGACGCGCGGCGGGTGTACGCCGAGGCGGCGCGAGCGGGACGATTCGCCATGGAGGCAATGTGGATGAGGTTCAACCCGCTCCACGTCGAGGTGCTCGATCGAATCCGCGACGGTCTCCTGGGTGAGATCACGAGCGTTCGCGCAAGTTTCGGCACACCGTTTCAGCCGCGGGAACGGGTTCTCTCACCGGCCCAAGGTGGCAGCATTCTGCGTGACCGCGGCATCTATCCGGTCACACTCGCCCACTGGTTCCTCGGCGATCCGCTCTCGCTCATGGCGGCCGGCGCCTTCGAGGACGGCGTCGATATCGAGGGGCACGCCACGTTCGAGTTTGCCGAGGCCTTCGCGCATCTCGCGTGGTCGGGCGTGCGCTTCCTCGATCTCAGTGCGACGGTCAGCGGCGAGCGGGGATGGATCACTCTCGATCCCATGTTCTGGGCGGGGACCAGGGCCCGGGTCCATGCAGGGGGCGTCGAGCGGATCTTCGGATCGCCGGAGCTCGTCGAGCATCCGCGCGTCGGCAACGGCTACGGTCCGATGCTCAAGGCGGTGACTGAAGCCATCGCGGGTGCACGACTCGAGCACGCCTGGCACACACACGCCGACTCGATAGCGATCACGACAACGCTCGATGCGGCAGACGAGACGATGCGGAATTCAGAGCTACTCAAAGTTCCGAGCATCAGTGCCGATTAG
- a CDS encoding LacI family DNA-binding transcriptional regulator yields the protein MEELPPELSARIKRRGGAATIYDIAELAGVNPSTVSRALSKPGRVSESTEAKIRAAASQLDFQFNPMARALPTGRSHTLGLLVADITNPVVFGIVRGAERAASEAGYTLVIAESQESGEAEAQAISRLLPSVDGIILATTRLDDHKIAQLAARKPVVLINRHVDDVAEVLPDVETGVNALMDHIVSLGHSSIVYLAGPDTSWISRRRFEAMLDAAERLGVGIVEIGPHGPTIEGGREAIRRVMASRATAVIAFNDLMAIGLMQAAAGAGIDVPGQLSIAGFDDIFGSELIVPALTTVQAQLERAGERAVENVLGQLSPDVAPDDGSLLETRLIVRGSTGPLQRS from the coding sequence GTGGAGGAGCTGCCCCCCGAGCTTTCCGCACGCATCAAGCGACGTGGTGGTGCCGCGACGATCTATGACATCGCCGAGCTCGCGGGGGTGAACCCCTCGACCGTGTCTCGGGCCCTCAGCAAACCGGGGAGGGTCAGTGAGAGCACGGAGGCCAAGATACGTGCGGCAGCCTCGCAGTTGGACTTCCAGTTCAATCCGATGGCGCGAGCGCTACCGACTGGGCGCAGCCATACCCTCGGGCTGCTTGTCGCCGATATCACCAATCCCGTGGTGTTCGGGATCGTGCGCGGCGCGGAACGTGCGGCCTCGGAAGCGGGATACACCCTCGTGATCGCGGAATCGCAAGAATCCGGCGAAGCGGAGGCGCAGGCCATCTCTCGCCTGCTTCCGAGCGTCGATGGAATCATTCTCGCGACCACCCGCTTGGACGACCACAAGATCGCCCAGCTCGCTGCGCGTAAGCCGGTGGTCCTCATCAACCGCCACGTGGATGATGTCGCCGAGGTCCTTCCCGATGTGGAGACTGGCGTGAATGCCCTGATGGACCACATTGTCAGCCTGGGGCATTCGTCGATCGTCTACCTTGCAGGTCCGGATACGTCGTGGATCAGTCGCCGTCGCTTCGAGGCGATGCTCGACGCGGCCGAGCGGCTCGGTGTCGGGATCGTCGAGATCGGCCCCCATGGGCCGACGATCGAAGGTGGCCGCGAAGCCATCCGTCGAGTGATGGCTTCCCGGGCGACCGCGGTCATCGCGTTCAATGACCTCATGGCCATCGGCCTCATGCAGGCCGCGGCCGGTGCGGGCATTGACGTACCGGGACAGCTCAGTATCGCGGGATTCGATGACATCTTCGGCAGCGAGCTGATTGTGCCCGCCCTGACCACCGTGCAAGCCCAGCTCGAGCGCGCGGGGGAGCGGGCTGTCGAGAATGTCCTCGGCCAGCTCAGCCCCGACGTTGCGCCCGACGACGGAAGCCTCTTGGAGACGCGGCTGATCGTCCGCGGCAGCACGGGGCCGCTGCAACGCTCCTGA
- a CDS encoding gluconokinase yields MVIHEGRVDASIRPRIVVMGVSACGKSTVSAALATRLGLPFVDADKLHPAANVEKMASGIPLDDDDRRPWLAAVRDVLAGKDRPVVACSALRRVYRDMLRQAGDSVVFVHLTGSFELLAARAGDRVGHFMPPQLLRSQFDALEPLGSEEHGVSIDVGRSIDDIVKTAQEWLLAHQRA; encoded by the coding sequence ATGGTGATTCACGAGGGGCGGGTGGATGCCTCCATCCGCCCTCGCATCGTCGTCATGGGCGTCTCAGCCTGCGGCAAGTCAACCGTTTCCGCGGCGCTCGCCACGAGGCTCGGACTCCCGTTCGTCGATGCAGACAAGCTGCATCCTGCGGCGAATGTGGAGAAGATGGCCTCGGGCATCCCGCTGGACGACGATGACCGACGACCGTGGCTGGCTGCAGTACGGGATGTGCTCGCCGGAAAGGATCGGCCGGTGGTCGCGTGCTCGGCCTTGAGGCGCGTCTATCGCGACATGCTCCGGCAGGCAGGGGATTCGGTGGTGTTCGTCCACCTCACGGGATCCTTCGAGCTGCTCGCAGCGCGCGCCGGCGACCGTGTCGGGCACTTCATGCCTCCACAGCTGCTTCGGTCGCAGTTCGACGCGCTCGAACCGCTGGGGTCCGAGGAGCATGGTGTGAGCATCGACGTCGGCCGGTCGATCGATGACATCGTGAAGACTGCACAAGAATGGCTGTTAGCGCATCAGCGCGCCTGA
- the manD gene encoding D-mannonate dehydratase ManD, which translates to MIIEKAEVIVTSPDRNFVTLKLTTDEGHTGLGDATLNGRELAVVAYLTEHVVPLLIGSDASKIEDTWQFLYRSAYWRRGPVTMAASAAVDMALWDIKGKAAGMPVYQLLGGASRTGLLAYGHASGKELPELFDSVRSHLEQGYKAIRIQTGVPGLKAIYGIASQSSDTGGGEARYDHEPARRGAKPVQEDWDTRAYLRHLPGVFEAVRNEFGPEIPLLHDGHHRMTPIQAAKLGKSLEPYDLFWLEDCTPAENQEALRLVRQHTTTPLAIGEIFNTAWDFKDIIRDQLIDYVRGAVTHMGGISPLKKTLDYAAMYQIKSGMHGPTDISPVGMAAAMHLGLSIHNFGIQEYMKHGQKTDQVFEQSFTWNDGLLHPGDKPGLGVELNVDEAGKYPYEQAYLPYNRLADGTVHDW; encoded by the coding sequence ATGATCATCGAAAAGGCTGAGGTCATCGTGACCAGCCCCGACCGCAACTTCGTCACGTTGAAGCTGACGACCGACGAGGGCCACACCGGTCTCGGCGACGCGACCCTCAACGGGCGCGAACTCGCCGTCGTGGCCTACCTCACCGAGCACGTGGTGCCGTTGCTGATCGGAAGCGACGCGTCGAAGATCGAGGACACCTGGCAGTTCCTGTACCGCTCGGCGTACTGGCGCCGCGGACCCGTCACCATGGCCGCGTCGGCTGCGGTCGACATGGCGCTGTGGGACATCAAGGGCAAGGCCGCCGGGATGCCGGTGTACCAGCTCCTCGGCGGCGCGTCGCGTACCGGGCTGCTGGCGTATGGTCACGCGTCGGGCAAGGAGCTGCCTGAGCTGTTCGACAGTGTGCGGTCGCATCTGGAGCAGGGGTACAAGGCGATCCGCATCCAGACCGGTGTTCCGGGGCTGAAGGCGATCTACGGCATCGCGTCGCAGTCGTCCGACACCGGTGGCGGCGAGGCCCGGTACGACCACGAGCCGGCCCGCCGCGGCGCGAAGCCGGTGCAGGAGGACTGGGACACCCGCGCGTACCTGCGTCACCTGCCGGGCGTGTTCGAGGCGGTCCGCAACGAGTTCGGTCCCGAGATCCCGCTGCTGCACGACGGCCACCACCGCATGACCCCGATCCAGGCCGCGAAGCTCGGCAAGTCGCTGGAGCCGTACGACCTGTTCTGGCTCGAGGACTGCACCCCGGCCGAGAACCAGGAGGCCCTGCGTCTGGTGCGCCAGCACACCACGACGCCGCTCGCGATCGGCGAGATCTTCAACACGGCGTGGGACTTCAAGGACATCATCCGCGACCAGCTCATCGACTACGTCCGCGGCGCGGTCACCCACATGGGCGGCATCTCACCGCTCAAGAAGACCCTCGACTACGCGGCGATGTACCAGATCAAGTCGGGCATGCACGGACCCACCGACATCTCACCGGTCGGCATGGCCGCCGCGATGCACCTGGGCCTTTCCATCCACAACTTCGGCATCCAGGAGTACATGAAGCACGGGCAGAAGACCGACCAGGTCTTCGAGCAGTCCTTCACATGGAACGACGGTCTGCTGCACCCCGGTGACAAACCGGGCCTCGGTGTCGAGCTCAACGTCGACGAGGCAGGGAAGTACCCGTACGAGCAGGCCTACCTGCCCTACAACCGCCTCGCCGACGGCACCGTCCACGACTGGTGA
- the uidA gene encoding beta-glucuronidase has product MESSSSPRCEQFRHGNRLPIALENDSLDAYIAEKRAGRPSMLKPTPTPTREMVNLDGVWRFGLDSRLNDQPWKARLDTPLEAAVPASYNDLFTDAEIRDHVGWVYYQREVRVPRGWSGERILLRFDAATHAARVYVDRALVGEHVGGYTPFDIDITDNVAAGGAFRLTVAVSGDLSNETIPPGKIEVGLTGKRTQVYFHDFYNYAGLARSVWLYSVPETRVEDVTVVTTFTGATGVVDYRVVLVGDAEVRVRLRDASGAVVAEGSGAEGSLEISDVVLWKPGAPYLYELEVEALVADVVVDSYPVSVGVRTVEVRGHEFLINGEPFYFTGYGKHEDTAVRGKGHDNAYMVHDFQLMEWSGANSFRTSHYPYAEDVLDFADRHGIVVIDETAAVGLNMGVVGGLSGTPPFPTFSEQYAGAATHAAHAQHIRELIGRDKNHPSVVMWCIANEPASNEDGAREYFEPLVKLARELDPTRPLTYSLVMFATFQNDQIIDLFDVVSMNRYYGWYINAGDLTTAEMYLQGDIQGWIDRTGKPIMMTEYGADTMPGLHSVWDQVWTEEYQVDFLEMYHRVFDRFPQFVGEQVWNFSDFATTNGLHRVGGNKKGIFTRDRRPKSAAFALRRRWRGLNGRKPGAEF; this is encoded by the coding sequence GTGGAGTCATCATCGTCGCCAAGGTGCGAGCAGTTCCGGCACGGCAATCGGTTGCCAATCGCGCTTGAAAATGATTCACTTGATGCGTACATCGCAGAGAAGCGCGCAGGAAGGCCCTCGATGCTGAAGCCCACTCCCACTCCCACCCGCGAAATGGTCAACCTCGACGGCGTTTGGAGATTCGGACTCGATTCGAGGCTGAACGACCAGCCCTGGAAGGCGCGGCTCGACACGCCTCTTGAGGCGGCAGTGCCGGCAAGCTACAACGACCTCTTCACCGACGCGGAGATCCGCGACCACGTGGGATGGGTCTACTACCAGCGAGAGGTGCGCGTCCCGCGCGGCTGGTCGGGGGAGCGCATCCTCCTTCGCTTCGACGCCGCCACCCACGCTGCCCGCGTCTATGTCGACAGGGCCCTGGTCGGGGAGCACGTAGGCGGGTACACGCCGTTCGACATCGACATCACCGACAACGTCGCGGCCGGGGGCGCCTTCCGCCTCACGGTGGCGGTGAGCGGCGACCTGTCGAACGAGACGATTCCTCCGGGAAAGATCGAGGTCGGTCTCACCGGGAAGCGCACGCAGGTGTACTTCCACGACTTCTACAATTACGCGGGGCTCGCACGATCCGTCTGGCTCTACTCCGTGCCCGAGACGCGGGTCGAGGACGTCACGGTGGTGACGACGTTCACGGGGGCAACCGGTGTCGTCGACTATCGCGTCGTACTCGTCGGTGACGCCGAGGTCCGGGTGCGGCTGCGCGACGCATCGGGAGCCGTCGTTGCGGAGGGCAGTGGCGCCGAAGGCTCGCTCGAAATCTCCGATGTCGTCCTGTGGAAGCCGGGAGCTCCCTATCTGTATGAGCTCGAGGTCGAAGCTCTCGTCGCCGACGTCGTCGTCGACTCGTATCCCGTGTCGGTCGGCGTGCGGACTGTCGAGGTCCGCGGGCACGAGTTCCTCATCAACGGCGAGCCGTTCTACTTCACCGGCTATGGCAAGCACGAAGACACCGCCGTCCGTGGCAAGGGGCACGACAACGCCTACATGGTCCACGATTTCCAGCTCATGGAGTGGAGCGGAGCGAACTCGTTCCGGACGTCGCACTACCCCTACGCCGAAGACGTCCTGGATTTTGCCGACAGGCATGGCATCGTCGTCATCGACGAGACCGCCGCGGTCGGACTCAACATGGGAGTTGTCGGCGGCCTGAGCGGCACCCCGCCGTTCCCCACGTTCTCGGAGCAGTACGCCGGCGCGGCGACCCACGCCGCGCACGCTCAGCACATCCGCGAGCTCATCGGACGAGACAAGAACCACCCTTCGGTCGTGATGTGGTGCATCGCCAACGAGCCGGCGTCCAACGAGGACGGCGCCCGCGAGTATTTCGAGCCGCTTGTGAAGCTCGCCCGCGAGCTCGATCCCACGCGACCACTGACGTACTCTCTCGTGATGTTCGCCACCTTCCAGAACGACCAGATCATCGATCTGTTCGACGTAGTCAGCATGAACCGCTATTACGGCTGGTACATCAACGCCGGTGACCTGACGACCGCAGAGATGTACCTTCAGGGCGACATCCAGGGATGGATCGACCGCACCGGCAAGCCGATCATGATGACAGAGTACGGCGCAGACACGATGCCAGGCCTGCACTCGGTCTGGGACCAGGTATGGACTGAGGAATATCAGGTCGACTTTCTCGAGATGTACCACCGCGTGTTCGACCGCTTTCCGCAGTTCGTGGGAGAGCAGGTGTGGAACTTCTCTGACTTCGCCACGACAAACGGACTGCACCGTGTCGGCGGCAACAAGAAGGGCATCTTCACGCGCGACCGCCGGCCCAAGTCGGCAGCATTCGCGCTGCGCCGCCGGTGGCGCGGATTGAATGGTCGCAAGCCCGGCGCCGAATTCTGA
- a CDS encoding MFS transporter: protein MESVEPDGESEVLVERTDGDPVDSVTTWPHEAPEPVHAGAPRAGAASLSEELARVSRGQIVLLVAATFGGGMALIVPMAYSLTVRLDQLAPGRADLLGLILGIGSAASLVLAPLTGVLSDRTRTRWGRRRPFTVIGLLLGVVSVPVMALGPDLLWLTIGWVLCTAGWGTAAGSVGNWQADRLPASQRGSVSGLTGLTMQIAPVIGIIAVGPLRDSIELVFAVPAAIALVLIGLFVMFAPESDSREMHLESRLTVGALLRSYLFRPRDVPDFAWNWLGRFVFFLGLSLTTGFTVFFIAQRLSMPVPDVAGVQALVSALSIGTALIGSIGGGWLSDRIGRRKPIILVGVLLFGAGSTVSAFSYDLASIVVGVLLSSVGIAAFSAVGQAVVLDVLPERETQAGRYMAITMFSQKIPGVLSPIAAPLLLTVGGGAQNFTILYLTAAALAVAGGVIIVAKVRAVPARQSVANRA, encoded by the coding sequence ATGGAGTCGGTCGAACCCGATGGCGAGTCCGAGGTTCTCGTGGAGAGGACCGATGGCGACCCCGTCGACTCAGTGACGACGTGGCCCCACGAAGCCCCGGAGCCCGTGCACGCGGGGGCGCCGCGAGCGGGCGCCGCCTCGCTGTCGGAAGAGCTGGCACGCGTGTCACGCGGACAGATCGTCCTGCTGGTGGCAGCGACGTTCGGCGGGGGGATGGCGCTCATCGTGCCGATGGCGTACTCGCTGACGGTCCGACTCGACCAGCTCGCGCCGGGCCGGGCCGACCTTCTCGGACTCATCCTCGGCATCGGTTCGGCGGCGAGTCTCGTACTCGCCCCGCTCACCGGAGTCCTGAGCGACAGGACGCGTACACGCTGGGGCAGGAGGCGCCCCTTCACGGTGATCGGACTGCTGCTCGGGGTCGTGTCCGTCCCGGTGATGGCGCTCGGCCCAGATCTGCTGTGGCTGACGATCGGCTGGGTGCTCTGCACTGCGGGTTGGGGGACGGCGGCGGGATCGGTCGGCAACTGGCAGGCGGATCGGCTTCCCGCCAGTCAGCGCGGCAGTGTCTCGGGCCTCACCGGCCTGACGATGCAGATCGCCCCCGTGATCGGCATCATCGCCGTCGGCCCGCTGCGCGACAGTATCGAATTGGTCTTCGCGGTCCCCGCGGCGATAGCGCTCGTGCTCATCGGTCTCTTCGTGATGTTCGCGCCAGAATCTGACTCGCGCGAGATGCACCTCGAATCACGGTTGACAGTCGGTGCCCTCCTGCGCAGCTATCTGTTCCGCCCGCGGGACGTCCCCGATTTCGCGTGGAATTGGCTCGGGCGTTTCGTGTTCTTCCTCGGACTCAGTCTGACGACGGGCTTCACGGTGTTCTTCATCGCCCAGCGTCTGTCGATGCCGGTTCCCGACGTCGCAGGCGTGCAGGCCCTCGTCTCGGCGCTCAGCATCGGTACCGCGCTCATCGGCTCGATCGGCGGGGGATGGCTCAGCGATCGGATCGGGAGACGCAAGCCGATCATTCTCGTCGGAGTGCTTCTCTTCGGCGCGGGTTCGACAGTGTCGGCCTTCTCGTACGACCTTGCGTCGATCGTCGTGGGCGTGCTCCTCAGCTCCGTCGGGATCGCCGCCTTCTCGGCCGTCGGCCAGGCGGTGGTGCTCGACGTCCTTCCGGAGCGCGAAACCCAAGCTGGCCGGTACATGGCGATCACGATGTTCTCGCAGAAGATCCCTGGAGTGCTCTCACCGATCGCCGCCCCGCTGCTTCTGACAGTCGGAGGCGGTGCGCAGAACTTCACGATCCTCTATCTCACGGCGGCGGCGCTCGCTGTCGCGGGTGGAGTCATCATCGTCGCCAAGGTGCGAGCAGTTCCGGCACGGCAATCGGTTGCCAATCGCGCTTGA
- a CDS encoding ATP-binding cassette domain-containing protein — MTLLDVSDLRVAFPGRGWRAKPVEVLHGVSLDVAPGETLGLVGESGSGKTTIGRAVLGLVRPSGGEIRFDGQEISSLKPRKRRHLAKDIQVVFQDPYTSLNPSLTVGDILAEPLVVQGATARDARSRVKTLLDQVGLPADAAARLPREFSGGQRQRVAIARALAPEPKLIVCDEPVSALDLSTQERVLDLFIDIQRSTGVAYLFVSHDLSVIRHISHRVAVLYRGDLVETGPAATVTLAPEHPYTQRLLLAAPVADPIAQRERREQRRLALAP; from the coding sequence ATGACACTCCTCGACGTCTCCGACCTGCGCGTCGCTTTCCCCGGGCGCGGATGGCGAGCGAAGCCGGTCGAAGTGCTCCATGGCGTCTCACTGGACGTCGCCCCCGGCGAGACTCTCGGTCTGGTCGGCGAGTCCGGGTCAGGAAAGACGACCATCGGCCGCGCCGTCCTCGGGCTGGTCCGGCCGTCCGGGGGTGAGATCCGCTTCGACGGGCAGGAGATCTCGTCGCTCAAGCCACGCAAGCGACGTCATCTCGCCAAGGACATCCAGGTCGTCTTCCAGGATCCGTACACCTCTCTCAATCCGTCGCTCACCGTCGGCGACATCCTGGCGGAGCCGCTGGTCGTGCAGGGAGCCACGGCGCGGGACGCCAGGAGTCGCGTGAAGACGCTTCTCGACCAGGTGGGCCTCCCGGCGGACGCTGCGGCGAGGCTTCCTCGCGAGTTCTCCGGCGGACAGCGACAGCGGGTCGCGATCGCACGTGCCCTCGCCCCTGAGCCGAAACTGATCGTCTGCGATGAGCCGGTCAGCGCGCTGGACCTCAGCACGCAGGAGCGCGTGCTCGATCTGTTCATCGACATCCAGCGCTCGACGGGGGTGGCGTACCTCTTCGTCTCGCATGATCTCTCGGTGATCCGCCACATCAGCCATCGTGTCGCTGTCCTTTACCGAGGGGATCTCGTCGAGACGGGGCCGGCCGCCACAGTCACGCTGGCGCCCGAGCACCCGTATACTCAGCGTCTGCTGCTCGCGGCACCGGTCGCCGACCCGATCGCGCAACGCGAACGTCGCGAGCAGCGGCGCCTGGCGCTCGCGCCCTGA
- a CDS encoding dipeptide/oligopeptide/nickel ABC transporter permease/ATP-binding protein encodes MTTPSTELLVALEDAATASRTPTWKRLFKDPQFIVTASILILIFTLGLLTPVLTQHGPNEPDLSMVNAPVGTPGYPLGADETGRDIWTRLLHSINTAAISALIGAGVALLVGVIAGLVGGYFGKVTRGATEWVFNLIMTFPGILLLIILMPVTGGDYRFTMLIFGVLLSPGIYRIVRNLVVGVKNELYVDAARVSGLGDLRILSRHVLFVVRGPIIIAGAFMAGSAIAVQSGLAFLGVGSIQIPSFGAMISSGFRNLYIAPTQFLWPSLMLGLITASLVLLGNALRDTLEGSKPKPAKVGAGQRVAEGAGTVARESSALVEISDLGIAYRGPAGRPREVVSGVSLTIGRGQVVGLVGESGSGKTQTAFATLGVLPAEAMITRGSILFDGQEIIGRSDAQMRPLRGKAIAYIPQEPMSNLDPSYRVGAQLVEGVRAALGVSKKDARARVLALLERCGIADPERTFASYPHEISGGMAQRVLIAGAVASRPRLLIADEPSTALDVTVQAEILDLLRDLQAELDMAILLVTHNFGVVADICDRIVVMKKGIVVEVGSTVEIFQNPQDEYTRMLLGAILDENAVRTDPVIDAPTEGAAQ; translated from the coding sequence ATGACGACTCCGAGCACCGAGCTGCTGGTCGCGCTGGAGGACGCGGCGACGGCATCGCGGACTCCAACCTGGAAGCGGCTCTTCAAGGACCCGCAGTTCATCGTCACCGCCAGCATCCTGATCCTCATCTTCACGCTCGGCCTCCTCACGCCGGTGCTCACCCAGCACGGGCCCAACGAGCCGGATCTGTCGATGGTCAACGCTCCAGTGGGGACACCGGGCTATCCGCTCGGTGCCGACGAGACGGGACGCGACATCTGGACCCGACTCCTGCACTCGATCAACACCGCGGCGATCTCGGCGCTGATCGGAGCCGGTGTCGCCCTTCTCGTGGGTGTCATCGCCGGCCTCGTTGGCGGGTACTTCGGCAAGGTCACGCGGGGGGCGACCGAGTGGGTCTTCAACCTGATCATGACCTTCCCCGGCATCCTGCTGCTGATCATCCTGATGCCGGTGACGGGTGGTGACTACCGCTTCACGATGCTCATCTTCGGGGTGCTGCTGTCGCCGGGGATCTACCGCATCGTGCGGAACCTGGTGGTCGGTGTCAAGAACGAGCTCTATGTCGATGCCGCCCGGGTGTCGGGCCTAGGAGACCTCCGGATCCTCTCACGCCACGTCCTGTTCGTCGTGCGCGGTCCGATCATCATCGCCGGGGCGTTCATGGCCGGATCCGCGATCGCCGTGCAGTCGGGCCTCGCCTTCCTCGGCGTCGGATCCATCCAGATTCCGAGCTTCGGTGCGATGATCTCGTCCGGGTTCCGCAACCTCTACATCGCGCCGACGCAGTTCCTCTGGCCGAGCCTCATGCTCGGACTCATCACAGCGTCGCTGGTCCTCCTCGGCAACGCGCTGCGCGACACCCTCGAAGGATCCAAGCCGAAGCCCGCAAAGGTCGGAGCCGGGCAAAGGGTTGCCGAGGGTGCCGGAACCGTAGCCAGGGAGTCGTCGGCGCTCGTAGAGATCTCCGATCTGGGCATCGCATACCGCGGTCCGGCCGGGCGGCCCCGCGAGGTGGTGAGCGGTGTGTCTCTGACGATCGGACGGGGACAGGTCGTCGGCTTGGTCGGCGAGTCGGGATCTGGCAAGACGCAGACCGCGTTCGCCACTCTCGGCGTTCTGCCGGCGGAGGCGATGATCACGCGGGGATCGATCCTCTTCGACGGGCAAGAGATCATCGGGCGCAGCGACGCGCAGATGCGCCCACTGCGGGGAAAGGCCATCGCCTACATCCCACAGGAGCCCATGTCCAACCTGGACCCGTCGTACCGAGTGGGAGCACAGCTGGTCGAAGGAGTGCGTGCCGCGCTGGGCGTCTCCAAGAAGGACGCACGCGCGCGGGTGTTGGCACTTCTCGAGCGGTGCGGGATCGCTGATCCGGAGCGTACGTTCGCCTCGTACCCCCATGAAATCTCGGGAGGAATGGCGCAGCGTGTGCTCATCGCCGGGGCCGTGGCCAGTCGGCCTCGCCTGCTGATCGCCGATGAGCCGTCGACCGCGCTCGACGTCACCGTTCAGGCCGAGATCCTCGACCTTCTGCGGGACCTCCAGGCCGAGCTCGACATGGCCATCCTCTTGGTCACACACAACTTCGGTGTCGTCGCCGACATCTGCGACCGCATCGTGGTGATGAAGAAGGGCATCGTGGTCGAAGTCGGCTCGACGGTCGAGATCTTTCAGAACCCCCAGGACGAGTACACGAGGATGCTCCTCGGAGCGATCCTCGACGAGAACGCCGTGCGTACCGATCCCGTGATCGACGCCCCCACGGAAGGTGCTGCGCAATGA
- a CDS encoding ABC transporter permease: MLVYITRRLGAGLILALLVTFITFMLLSTSFEDVALTILGPAATPEVTAGLMAEKGWDRPAIVQYFDWLVHALQGDFGVSVYTSLPVAPTVMQRLLVTLSIIVPALILTVILSTFLGVWSASRGGVVDKISQGISLVGYIVPGLLLAIGLVVIFAVQLKWLPATGFTPLAQDPAAWARSITIPVIVLTIGGVANMAAQVRGRMIDELRQDYVRTLRTRGISSSSIVIRHALRNAGSPALTVMSLEFISMFGGALIIENVFALPGYGSFAFNASLQGDIPVIMGIAAFGVLLVTVVNLTTDLANGWLNPKARVH, translated from the coding sequence ATGCTTGTCTACATCACACGTCGCCTGGGCGCGGGGCTCATCCTCGCGCTGCTGGTCACCTTCATCACCTTCATGCTGCTGAGCACATCCTTCGAAGACGTTGCTCTGACAATCCTCGGCCCCGCGGCAACACCAGAGGTGACGGCCGGGCTCATGGCGGAGAAGGGGTGGGACCGCCCCGCGATCGTCCAATACTTCGACTGGTTGGTGCACGCCCTTCAGGGTGACTTCGGGGTCTCGGTGTATACGTCGCTCCCGGTAGCACCCACCGTGATGCAGCGCCTGCTCGTGACGCTCTCGATCATCGTGCCCGCGCTCATCCTCACCGTCATCCTGTCGACGTTCCTCGGCGTGTGGTCGGCATCCCGAGGTGGCGTGGTCGACAAGATCTCGCAGGGTATCTCGCTCGTCGGATACATCGTGCCCGGGCTTCTTCTCGCGATCGGACTCGTGGTCATCTTCGCGGTGCAGCTGAAGTGGTTGCCGGCGACAGGCTTCACGCCGCTCGCCCAAGACCCCGCAGCCTGGGCGCGCAGCATCACGATCCCAGTGATCGTCCTCACGATCGGCGGTGTCGCGAACATGGCTGCGCAGGTTCGGGGGCGCATGATCGACGAGCTCCGCCAGGATTACGTCCGCACCCTTCGCACTCGCGGCATCTCGAGCAGCTCAATCGTGATCCGTCACGCGCTGCGCAACGCGGGCAGCCCCGCGCTGACCGTGATGTCGCTTGAGTTCATCTCGATGTTCGGCGGTGCCCTCATCATCGAGAACGTCTTCGCCCTCCCGGGCTACGGAAGCTTCGCCTTCAACGCATCTCTGCAGGGCGACATCCCGGTGATCATGGGCATCGCCGCTTTCGGCGTGCTGCTGGTCACCGTCGTAAACCTCACCACCGACCTGGCCAACGGCTGGCTCAACCCGAAAGCGAGAGTCCATTGA